ATCTATGTTCACACCTAGATGCTTGAGCCGAGATATTCACCTTTGTTGTCATTAACCACTCACACGTGAATGTGGTCAGACTCCATTGGGTTAATTTTCCTCGAAGGTCAGTGATTACATTAGGATGGGCAAATTCTGGGAGACTTTCAAATTGATATAAAAGAATTTTCAACTGTTAGCTCAGATTAAACGCATGGTTGCTTaatcagaaacaaataccttattTTGGCTTGGGCTACTGTATTATTATAAAGaatacatatataaatttttatccACAGAGAGAAGAGGTGCGTGACAGAATAATTGAAGAGTTACAGGAAGCTGAACTAACAGGAATTCAAGAGTGTGTGCAGGCCTTTAAGAAAAATTGATTTCCATGTACACTCCCTAACACATTTGACCTCAGTGATGACCTTTCCTCTGTGTGGGTTCCTATACATTCAACATAACTCTTTATTCATTTTTGAGACTTTTtgtaaaaaaaattctattgcttTTACATTTGTCTTTTCTCATCTTTATATTTTAACAATTGTGAGAATGCAGAAAGAACAGTTTCCTAAAGGATGAGTAAGCAGGACTGAAAAACATGGACTTCAGCTTGAACAGTTCTTCTGAACCCCTTGCATAAAATGCATTTTCTGTTATTTATTAATTATACCAAGATGATAGGCAGATATCTTGTTAGAAAGCCCTAATATTGTGGTTGAAGTACACATTATTAGTTTTAAAATTGTAATACATTTGCTAATATTCCATTACATGTatttacattttttaaaatttcAGTACCTGTATATAGTAATAATTTAGGTAAACTTTAGTTATGCATTTTGATTAATCACATGTAAATATATCTTTACTGAAAGAAGTAGCTTTAAAAGACATAGGGAATAATCTCAAAGTTTGCTGAACTATTGTATGTAGACAATTTTACACAAAGATTTATTTTATTCCTTAAGTTGAACATCAcagttaatgtttttttttatactgGGATTTAGGCCTTGGGCAAGTATGAAATTACCAAAAGATGATGCCAAGCAAATGATGTATTATTGTACTGTACTATATAGGATTATGCAAGATTAAAAAGTTCCTAGATATATCTGGATGGTGTCCACAAGGTTAATCAAATTTCTTAAACTTAGTTAATCAAAGTGAATCTTGGTTTTTGGTTATCAGAATCTAATTTACCATGGATTCTGTTAAGGGTCTTGGGAAAGCAAGACTTGCAATTAGGACATTTAGCTGGAAGAATTAAGTCTGTTCATGGTACAATTTATTGGAAAgtaaatacataaaaatatttATCCAAGAACCAATTTATTAATACTGTACGATTAAATagcgtttaatttttttttcttattccgTGTTATGAATATCAGCCTAAAGTACTGTTGAGGTATCGAACAAACAAGGCCATTAGCTTGCTGGTGTCCTCAACAGGATGCGTCTTTGTGTAGGAGATGAACTGCCGTCGGGCTCGTGTTATTTCTGCCAGTGTtacctaaaaataaaaaaaaaaaaaaaggtcaaaCATACATTAACTGCAATAAAGGTTAAGTTTACAATTTTATAGAGGTAACAAGCACTGCATTTTAAATTGCATCGGAGGTTGAGTACATCTGTTTAAAGGGAGCCTTTACAGTCAATGGAATTTTAAACGTGAACAGTACAGTGCAACCTCAAAAATCCAAACCAAATATTTTCCAAGTAATGATTGATTCAGCTTTATTTTTCTGCATGATTTGAATATTTTGGGAAGATTGGATGGGTGGGTCCTACAAATGATTACAACATTATGCgcatttacacacacattattaaaGTTGATATATATTTGATAAGATATACAATAATGCCCTCATTTGCCACATTTTGATGAATTACATGTCATTCACAGTACTGTATACAGCATCAGATAAACGAGTACCTACCTGTActgtataataaatataataattcattttgtcagggacaggaagcctgggttgatatacagtacagtactttaggcaggcgatgagtcacaataacgtggctgaagtatgttgaccaatatacacactagaaaatgaagggacgatgatgtttcggtccatcctggaccgttctcaagtcgattgtgactcaatcgacttgagaatggtccaggacggaccgaatcgttgtcgtcccttcattttctagtgtgtggattggtcaacacagTACTTTAGGCTTTTATTGAAGTCCCTTAATGTTGTACTGACCTTCCCAAGACTTgcttaactcccgggtacctatttactgcaaagtGACCAGGGGCATTAGgtaaaaggaaacgtgcccaactatTGTTGTTCCCCCGGGGAATTGATTCTAAGATGCCTGATTGTCTGTTGAGAATGAAGCGTAACTGTACAACAATACCCTTAATAAATTTATGGATTGTCTATAGTTCTTGGTATGCTAAGAATTTATATATGGGTTATTCAATTCATGCTGTTAAAATTAGAAATTAAAAAAACTATTTATTGTGGTGTACTACCCAAAATGCTATGTGAATTAGTGGCTTAGCAAGAATGTAAAATACCAATCTTGTGTAATCTCTCAAACCCAGTgtgccttcttgtaaataaaattattatatatcattgaCAGTCATTCCTCTACATCCCATTAACCAAAGATGTATAGTATATATTAAAATAAGAAAATACTGTGCATTGGTTAAAAATACTACAAATCTTTCAACTTTGGTGAATACTGGATTTCTTTTTTAACAAAAATTAATGAGCATACCTGAAAAAGGGTGACACTTATTGTTATCAAGGTcagataataaattattattattatccatttAACATTTGTGGTTGCCCAATCTCGGCATATCATCATTCTGAATTTCTCGGTatcaatttaaataaaaaatactcCAGATGGTGAAACAATTTTGCTAGTGTAAAGCTTCATTATttcagaataaaaaaaaataatgaaagtaCAGTATAGCATGTTTTAACTACTATTATCAATGTTTTCAAATTGTAAAGTGCATACTTTATACTACATGTGGGGCAGTATTAGTGATGTACTGTACCTTACGCCCAAAACACACCGATTCTCCAACTCCAGGAACCTTGATGGTGTCTCCAGGAACTAGTGTCTTTTGGGCTGACATAACACACCCTGCCACTTCCTGTTGAACGAAAAATATACTTACATCAAAAATGCTTCAAAATCCAATAAATTATAAAATGGTCAGGAAGAcagagactagagagctgtcttaattTACAGTTAAAAAAAGTTTTAAGGATATTCAAAGGATTAGAAATCAGAGGAGCATATGTACAGAAATCAGAGAGCAAAACATCAGTCAAATTTAAACTAAACATATCATGAAGTTATAGAAATTTGCACACCTTAGCATTCTACATTAATAGAGTCTGGTGCACTTCTCAATCAAAATCACTCCAAGTACAGCACAGATCAAAATTAAGATATTAGGTTCATTAAAACATTACAGATAAACTTCTAAATGTGCTGTATGGATGTACAAATCTGAATAAACTGTTGTTAAGTTCAATAACAAACATATTCAAGATTTTCATAGTGTTAAATTATGCATTAATGTTTACATTGTACTATAAACATGTACAGTATTCTGACTTATCAAACATTATAAATACAAGTACAGTAATGAAAGCTAACTACCAAGCCTTCTACAGATAAGTCGATTGACAATGTGTCCAATATGAACAATAGTATATATTCTTTATGTACATAATTAAATACTGAACTATGTTAACATTTTATGATGGCGGGTTGAACTTTGTGATGATAAATATCATAATTTGTGATTAAAAACTACAGTACATGGTTCCAGGGCTGTTTTAACAGTGTTGTAGGCCCTGGATAAATCAATGCACAGGGGGCCCCTACCCAGATGGTAGGGCTCTGCCCATCCATTGAAGTATTGGATTACTGTCAGGTAGCTATGCACAaattatatatacaatgaatATAATTTGAAAAGGGATTTAAATCTCAGGCCTTTTCAGCGAGAGATTGAATAATTATCCACTCTACTGAGAAGTTTCTTGTGAACAATATGGCAGCAGGGTCCCCTAAAATTGGGCCCCTGGGCAACTGCCCAATGTGCCATACCATAATACAGCTCTGCATGGCTCATCCAGAAATGGCATAATTACGATATAACACCTAAATTATAAGCTAGTATTAGTACTTTTTTTTAAAGGTTGGGAGTGATCACAACTCTGCACCGGGAAGGTGGCAACTTCTCACTAGCTACTTTATATAAATGCTTCAAAATAAATTCTCGCATTTACTAAATGCAAAATGGTACAATATAGCATTGCATGTCTATTTAAAGGTTCACATACAAGCAAGAATGAAACAACTGCACATTTGCAAAAGTGGTACTTTACCTGTGTCGTACGATCAAGCTCAAAGAGAAAGTTTGTGGATGATAGCGGCTGAGTCTGTGTAGACTGGTTAGGTGGAGGTGGTTTGCACAAGTATAAAGCATTATAAATGGATTCACATGGAGGGGAGTCTTCTGGCAAAACGGTGAACATAGGAGAATCCCATCTGTTGaatgatttgatttgattatttGTACAGAAGAAAGAACACAAATTAATTTTGAATGCCTAAAGTATTGAATATGTGGTACAGGGAGATAAGATTTTTCCTTGTGATTATTCCCCTCATACTGTAAATCGGAAGGTATCAAAGGTATACTGTACTTGTAGATATTGTACAGTATACTAAATGCATTTGTTGTTTACTTGGTGTTAGGGAAAAACACAAaccaatatatattttagtacTACTAGGTGATCTCATTTAAGTGTTTCTACCTTCTGATATATTTAATTTCTCAATAAGCAAAATAGGAACAAAATTATGTAGTATTTTTAGAACACAATAGTAAGCAGCATTTTGGGCTAGCTGACTTCCTCTCAAACATTTTTTGGTTGCACAAGATTATATGGCAGAAAATTTTAGTTACAAGTAATCAAGTTCACTTTTTTTAGGTAGTAATATTATACAGTAATGAATATGGAATTTACAAAATGAAGTTTAAAAATAGTATAGCATACCTAGTTATGAGTATATAATAACATGGCTCTGTGTGGATAATGTGTACAGTCTGGCCAGTAGTTTGACAGATGAATGTAAACACAGCCTCACAATTAGCTAGACGAACCTTGACAAACTATGCAAGgattttgtgtctgcaaaatgtgGCAATAAATGAAATGTTGAACTACagacatttctcatttttccagctTATTCTGCCGGTGTACTGCAGCAATATAAATGTGTGTCGCGTTGTTCAATCTCCACTTACACTTACAATCCATCTTAAATTCTGTCAAATTTGTCATTAAGAGCATATTTCACATCTTACTTTATTATTGAGGATTTAAATTTTAAAACTGGCAATGTAAAATGAGAAGTGATGATAACAAATATTAATGCATAATTCTCTGAACAATAAAATATATGTAGGTCTGAAATTATTGTTCACGAATACTAGATTTATATATTAAGCTAAGGGAAACATTCTTATGAATGATCATATTTACATATTCTGCATGATATCATGAAATGTATACAGTAAGAGAGATTGAAGTGCTAATGCAGTACTATGTAACATCAAAACTACACGACTTCTTCCAGGGTTATATGTATTATATCGTGCATGTTCATATATTTATAACTTCTTCCAATGTAAAACATATCACTCGTGATCCACGCATTTATAATGTCTTCTGGTGTTATACACATTACTCATGTTGGTTTTTATAACTTATTCTGGTGTTATGCATATCAATTGTGCTTCACAAATGTACAGTACTATATTTATAGCTTCTTACAGTTATATACGTCATTCACGTTCCAAACTTTTAACCTGACCACATTAAAATAAATTTACAATTCATCAGCTGAATAAATTATACATTATAAAGCATCACTGAAAATGACATTAGACTTGCAGTATGCTTTGAATATTTGTATGCCAAATACACTGGAAGCCTCACCTGTTACTACTGTTTGGTGCCTCATATCTCATTACCAGTCCGTCAAATGCCTCTCGTGTATATTGCTCTGCTTCTGGTCTTGCAAGGTTCCATGTCCATGCCTGTTCAATAGGTGCCAAGCAATGAACCAAGCACTGTGTGGTTTTAATTTGCTTTGATGCACAATAAAGCTCATACCTGAAAAAGTTAAATATGGCATT
This is a stretch of genomic DNA from Procambarus clarkii isolate CNS0578487 chromosome 45, FALCON_Pclarkii_2.0, whole genome shotgun sequence. It encodes these proteins:
- the LOC123770061 gene encoding protein KTI12 homolog isoform X2, which codes for MPLLLLSGFPSSGKTTRAHEIKSYLENEKTKTVVIVSEGDLLEKEKNEIFSDSTREKDIRCALKADVLRLLNKEDVIILDAANYIKGYRYELYCASKQIKTTQCLVHCLAPIEQAWTWNLARPEAEQYTREAFDGLVMRYEAPNSSNRWDSPMFTVLPEDSPPCESIYNALYLCKPPPPNQSTQTQPLSSTNFLFELDRTTQEVAGCVMSAQKTLVPGDTIKVPGVGESVTLAEITRARRQFISYTKTHPVEDTSKLMALFVRYLNSTLG
- the LOC123770061 gene encoding protein KTI12 homolog isoform X1; its protein translation is MPLLLLSGFPSSGKTTRAHEIKSYLENEKTKTVVIVSEGDLLEKEKNEIFSDSTREKDIRCALKADVLRLLNKEDVIILDAANYIKGYRYELYCASKQIKTTQCLVHCLAPIEQAWTWNLARPEAEQYTREAFDGLVMRYEAPNSSNRWDSPMFTVLPEDSPPCESIYNALYLCKPPPPNQSTQTQPLSSTNFLFELDRTTQEVAGCVMSAQKTLVPGDTIKVPGVGESVCFGRKVTLAEITRARRQFISYTKTHPVEDTSKLMALFVRYLNSTLG